In one window of Erwinia tasmaniensis Et1/99 DNA:
- a CDS encoding ABC transporter substrate-binding protein: protein MREAKSWHRTAVSAGVLLFTLAMPVFAADIPAGIKLSDSQKLVINNGTEPSSLDPHKSEGVPETDIILNLLEGLVTTDNDGRLVPGVAQSWENQQGKVWIFTLRPDARWSNGEPVTAADFVYSWQRLVSADTASPYSSFAQAAHLLNADKILTHQLPPGALGVRALDAHRLEVTLSEPVPYFLAMVAHTAFKPVNRHAIETWGEKWTQPAHYVGNGAYTLDDWVINEKIVLKRSPQYWNNGKTAIGQVTFLPIASETSDVNRYRSGEIDITGGALPPDRFKQLKQQLGAQVHVSPYLCTFYYELNNRRPPFDDARVRTAVKLTLDRTIIAEKIMGQGQIPAYSLTPPYTGGAALTPPAWFTLSQAQRNQQAKALLAAAGYGAANPLRFSLLYNTSDVNKQQAIAAASMWSKNLGAQVTLQNQEWKTLLDTRHQGNYDVARATWCSDYNEPSTFLNMMIGNASTNTAFYRSAAFDDLMKRSLTVADDAQRAQLYQQAEEQLDKDSALVPVYYRVSARLIKPWVGGYSGKDPQDLMDVKYFYITEH, encoded by the coding sequence ATGAGAGAGGCGAAATCATGGCACCGGACAGCAGTAAGTGCGGGAGTGCTGCTCTTTACGCTGGCTATGCCGGTCTTTGCTGCCGATATCCCGGCAGGGATTAAACTGAGCGACAGCCAAAAACTGGTGATTAACAACGGCACTGAACCCTCCTCACTGGATCCACACAAAAGTGAAGGCGTGCCGGAAACCGACATCATTCTGAACCTGCTGGAAGGACTGGTTACCACCGATAATGACGGCAGGCTGGTGCCTGGCGTCGCGCAAAGCTGGGAAAATCAGCAGGGCAAGGTGTGGATCTTTACCCTGCGTCCCGACGCGCGCTGGAGCAACGGCGAGCCGGTGACCGCCGCGGATTTTGTTTACAGCTGGCAACGGCTGGTCAGTGCTGACACCGCGTCACCTTATTCAAGCTTTGCGCAGGCGGCGCATTTGCTTAATGCGGATAAAATTCTCACGCACCAACTCCCGCCAGGCGCGCTCGGCGTCAGGGCGCTGGATGCGCATCGTCTTGAAGTCACGCTCAGTGAACCCGTGCCGTATTTCCTCGCCATGGTCGCCCATACCGCCTTTAAGCCTGTGAATCGTCACGCCATCGAAACCTGGGGTGAGAAGTGGACACAGCCCGCTCACTACGTAGGGAACGGAGCGTACACGCTCGATGACTGGGTCATTAACGAAAAAATTGTGCTGAAGCGCAGCCCGCAGTACTGGAATAACGGCAAAACGGCGATCGGGCAGGTGACCTTTTTGCCGATTGCATCGGAAACCAGCGACGTTAACCGCTACCGTAGCGGAGAGATTGATATCACCGGGGGCGCACTGCCGCCCGATCGCTTTAAGCAGCTTAAACAGCAGCTGGGCGCGCAGGTCCACGTCAGTCCCTACCTCTGCACCTTTTATTACGAGTTGAATAACCGTCGCCCACCGTTTGACGATGCACGGGTGCGCACGGCGGTGAAACTGACGCTCGATCGCACCATTATTGCGGAGAAAATCATGGGGCAGGGACAGATCCCGGCCTACAGCCTGACGCCACCCTATACCGGCGGCGCTGCGTTAACGCCTCCAGCCTGGTTTACCCTTAGCCAGGCGCAACGTAACCAGCAGGCCAAAGCGCTGCTAGCGGCGGCGGGTTACGGTGCGGCAAATCCGCTGCGCTTTTCGCTGCTGTATAACACTTCTGACGTCAATAAACAGCAGGCGATAGCCGCTGCATCAATGTGGAGCAAAAACCTCGGGGCGCAGGTGACGTTACAGAATCAGGAGTGGAAAACCCTGCTCGATACGCGTCACCAGGGCAACTACGACGTGGCGCGCGCGACCTGGTGCTCCGACTATAACGAGCCGTCTACCTTCCTCAACATGATGATCGGTAATGCCTCAACCAACACCGCATTTTACCGCAGCGCGGCCTTTGACGACCTGATGAAACGGTCGCTCACCGTTGCCGACGACGCGCAGCGGGCGCAGCTTTATCAGCAGGCCGAAGAGCAGCTGGATAAGGATTCAGCCCTGGTCCCGGTCTACTATCGTGTCAGCGCCCGCCTGATAAAACCCTGGGTGGGCGGCTACAGTGGAAAGGACCCGCAGGATCTGATGGACGTAAAGTATTTCTATATAACCGAACACTAA
- the adhE gene encoding bifunctional acetaldehyde-CoA/alcohol dehydrogenase, whose protein sequence is MTVTNVAELNALVERVKQAQRIYAGFTQEQVDKIFRSAALAAADARIPLAKMAVAESGMGIVEDKVIKNHFASEYIYNAYKDEKTCGILESDDTFGTITIAEPVGLICAIVPTTNPTSTAIFKALIALKTRNAVIFSPHPRAKDATNQAAKIVLQAAIEAGAPADIIGWIDQPSVELSNQLMHHPDINLILATGGPGMVKAAYSSGKPAIGVGAGNTPVVIDEYADIKRAVASILMSKTFDNGVICASEQSVIVVESIYDAVRERFATHGGYVLQGRELQAVQDVILKNGALNAAIVGQPAAKIAELAGIDVPERTKILIGEVQRTDESEPFAHEKLSPMLAMYRAKDFSDALMKAEKLVAMGGIGHTSCLYTDQDNQQDRVHAFGSRMKTARILINTPASQGGIGDLYNFKLAPSLTLGCGSWGGNSISENVGPKHLINKKTVAKRAENMLWHKLPKSIYFRRGALPIALEEVADEGAKRAFIVTDRFLFNQGYADQIIKVLKARGVETEVFSEVAADPTLSIVRQGAEKMHSFKPDVIIALGGGSPMDAAKIMWVLYEHPETHFADLALRFMDIRKRIYRFPKMGIKAKLVAVTTTSGTGSEVTPFAVVTDDATGQKYPLADYALTPDMAIVDANLVMDMPKSLCAFGGMDAITHALEAYVSVLANEYSDGQALQALKLLKENLPSSYSQGAKNPLARERVHNAATIAGIAFANAFLGVCHSMAHKLGSEFHLPHGLANALLIGNVIRYNANDNPTKQTAFSQYDRPQARRRYAEIADHLHLSATSDRTAQKIEKLLAWLESLKTELGIPASIREAGVQEADFLAKLDKLTEDALDDQCTGANPRFPLISELKQVLLDSFYGRDFYENRVNPPEAATLRVVAKKGDKNLKGLNQA, encoded by the coding sequence ATGACCGTAACGAATGTTGCTGAACTCAACGCGCTGGTGGAACGTGTTAAACAGGCACAGCGCATCTACGCTGGCTTCACCCAAGAGCAGGTCGATAAGATTTTTCGCTCTGCGGCACTGGCAGCGGCCGATGCCCGTATTCCGCTGGCCAAAATGGCGGTGGCAGAATCAGGCATGGGTATCGTTGAAGATAAAGTGATTAAAAACCATTTCGCCTCTGAATATATCTATAATGCGTACAAAGATGAAAAAACCTGCGGCATCCTGGAGAGCGATGATACTTTCGGCACCATCACCATCGCCGAACCCGTTGGCCTTATCTGCGCTATCGTTCCCACCACTAACCCCACCTCAACGGCTATTTTTAAAGCACTGATCGCTCTGAAAACCCGCAACGCGGTGATCTTTTCTCCGCACCCGCGGGCAAAGGATGCCACTAATCAGGCGGCGAAAATTGTGCTCCAGGCCGCGATTGAAGCCGGGGCACCTGCGGATATTATTGGCTGGATTGACCAGCCTTCCGTCGAGCTGTCAAACCAGCTGATGCACCACCCGGATATTAATCTGATCCTTGCCACCGGCGGGCCTGGCATGGTTAAGGCGGCGTACAGTTCAGGAAAGCCGGCCATTGGCGTTGGCGCAGGCAACACGCCGGTGGTCATTGATGAGTACGCGGATATCAAGCGCGCCGTGGCCTCAATCCTGATGTCGAAAACCTTCGATAACGGCGTCATCTGTGCGTCCGAGCAGTCGGTCATTGTCGTTGAAAGCATCTATGATGCGGTACGCGAACGTTTTGCCACTCACGGCGGCTATGTGTTGCAGGGTAGAGAACTCCAGGCGGTGCAGGACGTTATCCTGAAAAACGGGGCGCTAAATGCCGCTATTGTTGGCCAGCCGGCGGCAAAAATTGCTGAACTGGCCGGGATTGACGTTCCTGAAAGGACTAAAATCCTGATCGGTGAAGTGCAGCGCACCGATGAGTCGGAGCCTTTTGCTCATGAAAAATTGTCACCGATGCTGGCAATGTATCGGGCAAAAGATTTTTCCGACGCGCTGATGAAAGCGGAAAAGCTGGTAGCCATGGGCGGTATCGGGCATACCTCGTGTCTCTATACCGACCAGGATAATCAGCAGGATCGCGTGCATGCCTTCGGATCCAGGATGAAAACGGCGCGTATTCTGATTAATACCCCGGCATCTCAGGGTGGGATCGGCGACCTGTATAACTTTAAGCTCGCGCCTTCGCTTACGCTTGGCTGCGGTTCCTGGGGGGGAAACTCGATTTCCGAGAATGTCGGCCCCAAACATCTGATCAACAAGAAAACCGTCGCTAAACGGGCAGAAAACATGTTGTGGCATAAACTTCCTAAGTCAATCTACTTCCGTCGAGGCGCATTGCCCATTGCTCTGGAAGAGGTCGCCGATGAAGGTGCGAAGCGCGCGTTTATTGTCACCGATCGTTTTCTGTTCAACCAGGGCTATGCTGACCAGATTATTAAGGTGCTCAAAGCCCGTGGGGTAGAAACAGAAGTATTTTCCGAGGTGGCCGCCGATCCGACGCTAAGCATCGTGCGTCAGGGCGCAGAGAAGATGCACTCGTTTAAGCCCGATGTCATTATCGCTCTGGGCGGTGGTTCACCGATGGATGCGGCAAAAATCATGTGGGTTCTATACGAACATCCTGAAACCCATTTCGCTGACCTGGCATTGCGTTTTATGGACATCCGCAAACGTATCTACCGCTTCCCGAAAATGGGCATTAAGGCGAAACTGGTTGCCGTCACCACCACCTCCGGCACCGGTTCTGAGGTTACGCCGTTCGCCGTGGTTACCGATGATGCGACCGGCCAGAAATATCCGCTGGCAGACTATGCTCTGACGCCGGACATGGCCATTGTGGATGCCAACCTGGTGATGGATATGCCAAAATCTCTCTGCGCCTTTGGGGGAATGGACGCGATCACCCACGCGCTGGAGGCCTATGTTTCCGTGCTGGCTAATGAATATTCGGATGGTCAGGCTCTACAGGCGCTGAAACTGCTAAAGGAAAACCTTCCGTCCAGCTACAGTCAGGGGGCGAAAAACCCGCTGGCGCGTGAACGTGTGCATAATGCCGCCACTATTGCCGGTATTGCCTTCGCCAATGCGTTCCTCGGCGTATGTCACTCGATGGCGCATAAACTGGGATCGGAGTTCCATCTGCCGCACGGCCTGGCCAACGCGCTGCTGATAGGTAACGTGATCCGCTATAACGCCAATGACAACCCCACCAAGCAGACCGCTTTTAGTCAGTACGATCGCCCGCAGGCGCGCCGTCGCTACGCGGAAATTGCTGACCATCTGCATCTGAGCGCGACATCCGACCGCACCGCGCAGAAAATTGAAAAGCTGCTGGCATGGCTGGAAAGCCTGAAAACCGAGCTGGGTATTCCGGCATCGATTCGCGAGGCGGGCGTACAGGAAGCCGATTTCCTGGCAAAATTAGATAAGCTTACCGAAGATGCTCTCGACGACCAGTGCACCGGCGCGAATCCGCGTTTCCCATTGATTAGCGAGCTGAAACAGGTGTTACTGGACAGCTTCTATGGCCGCGACTTTTACGAAAACCGGGTTAATCCGCCAGAGGCCGCGACCCTTCGCGTTGTGGCAAAAAAAGGGGACAAAAATCTCAAGGGATTGAATCAGGCATGA
- the oppA gene encoding oligopeptide ABC transporter substrate-binding protein OppA: protein MKHIIKTTLIAAGVLAALNGTLAWAAEVPAGVQLADKQELVRGNGAEPQSLDPHKIEGVTESNINRDILEGLAITDASGKVIPGVAESWESKEGGKVWIFHLRDAAKWSNGEPVTAQDFVYSWQRLVEPKTASPYASYLQYGHLLNVDDIIAGKKSPDTLGVKAIDPHTLQVTLSDAVPYFYKLLIHPAMSPVYQPAVEKFGEKWTQPANFVGNGAYKPAEWVVNERIVLERNPQYWDNAHTVLNKVTFLPISSEVTDTNRYRSGSSDMTFNYLPIELYQKLKKEIPAEIHAEPYLCTYYYEINNQKPPFNDARVRTALKLGLDRDILVNKVKAQGEDPAYSFTPPYTDGIKLAPPEWFSWSQDKRNEEAKKLLAAAGYTADKPLTFDLLYNTSDLHKKLAIAAASIWKKNLGVNVKLQNQEWKTYIDTRHQGNFDVARAAWCADYNEPSSFVNMLLSDSSNNTSHYKSAAFDQAVKATLQASDEGKRAADYAAAEKVLDGDSGIVPVYYYKNLRLVKPWVGGYNGKDPLDNIHDKDLYIIKH from the coding sequence ATGAAACATATCATCAAGACAACGCTGATAGCCGCTGGCGTTTTGGCCGCGCTGAACGGCACCCTTGCATGGGCCGCTGAGGTTCCGGCGGGCGTGCAGCTGGCGGATAAGCAGGAGTTGGTCAGGGGCAACGGCGCGGAGCCCCAGTCGCTCGATCCGCACAAGATCGAAGGCGTAACGGAATCCAATATCAATCGCGATATTCTGGAAGGCCTGGCAATCACCGATGCCAGCGGCAAAGTGATCCCCGGCGTGGCGGAAAGCTGGGAAAGCAAAGAGGGTGGCAAGGTATGGATTTTCCATCTGCGTGACGCGGCGAAATGGTCAAACGGCGAGCCGGTCACCGCGCAGGACTTCGTTTACAGCTGGCAGCGGCTTGTCGAACCCAAAACCGCGTCGCCTTATGCCAGCTATCTGCAATATGGCCACCTGCTGAACGTCGATGACATTATTGCTGGCAAAAAGTCGCCGGATACTCTCGGCGTCAAGGCCATTGACCCCCATACATTACAGGTTACGCTGAGTGATGCCGTACCGTATTTTTATAAGCTGCTGATCCACCCTGCGATGTCACCGGTTTATCAGCCGGCGGTTGAGAAATTCGGTGAAAAGTGGACCCAACCGGCCAATTTTGTTGGTAACGGCGCGTATAAGCCCGCAGAGTGGGTGGTAAACGAACGTATCGTGCTGGAGCGCAACCCGCAGTATTGGGATAATGCGCATACCGTGCTGAACAAGGTCACTTTCCTGCCTATCTCATCGGAAGTGACCGATACTAACCGCTATCGCAGCGGCAGCAGCGATATGACCTTCAACTATTTGCCGATCGAACTGTATCAAAAGCTGAAAAAAGAGATCCCGGCTGAAATTCACGCTGAACCCTATCTCTGCACCTACTATTACGAGATCAACAACCAGAAGCCGCCGTTTAACGACGCGCGCGTGCGTACCGCGCTAAAACTGGGGCTGGATCGCGATATCCTGGTGAATAAGGTCAAGGCGCAGGGTGAAGACCCGGCCTACAGCTTCACTCCTCCTTATACCGACGGCATTAAGCTGGCCCCGCCGGAGTGGTTCAGCTGGTCCCAGGACAAGCGTAATGAAGAGGCGAAAAAACTGCTGGCCGCAGCCGGCTATACTGCCGACAAGCCGCTAACTTTCGACCTGCTGTACAACACCTCCGATCTGCATAAAAAGCTGGCGATTGCCGCTGCCTCCATCTGGAAAAAGAACCTTGGGGTGAACGTTAAGCTGCAAAACCAGGAGTGGAAGACCTACATCGATACCCGCCATCAGGGCAACTTTGACGTAGCGCGGGCGGCCTGGTGTGCAGACTATAATGAACCCAGCAGTTTCGTGAATATGCTGTTGTCGGACAGCAGCAATAACACCTCTCATTATAAGAGCGCGGCATTTGACCAGGCCGTTAAGGCGACGCTACAGGCTAGCGATGAAGGCAAACGTGCCGCCGACTATGCCGCAGCTGAAAAAGTCCTCGACGGTGATTCAGGCATCGTTCCGGTTTATTATTATAAAAACCTGCGCCTGGTAAAACCCTGGGTTGGCGGTTATAACGGAAAAGATCCGTTGGATAATATCCACGACAAAGATCTGTATATTATTAAACATTAA
- a CDS encoding YchE family NAAT transporter, translating to MNTALLDLSVYIKFFVGLFALVNPIGIIPVFISMTRDQIPAARHKTNLTANLSVAIILWTALFLGDGILHIFGISIDSFRIAGGILVVTIAMSMISGKLGEDKQNKQEKSETAIRESIGVVPLALPLMAGPGAISSTIVWSTRYNSWQNLLGFSLAIALFASCCWLLFRAAPLLVRALGQTGINVVTRIMGLLLMALGIEFMVTGIRALFPGLVS from the coding sequence GTGAACACTGCGCTGTTAGACCTTTCTGTTTATATTAAATTCTTTGTTGGCCTGTTCGCCCTGGTGAATCCGATTGGCATTATTCCGGTGTTTATCAGCATGACGCGCGACCAGATCCCGGCAGCACGCCACAAAACTAACCTCACGGCCAATCTGTCGGTGGCGATTATTTTGTGGACCGCGCTATTTCTCGGTGATGGCATTCTGCACATTTTCGGTATCTCAATAGATTCATTCCGCATTGCTGGCGGCATCCTGGTGGTGACCATTGCGATGTCGATGATCAGCGGAAAACTGGGTGAAGATAAACAGAACAAGCAGGAAAAGTCAGAAACCGCTATTCGCGAAAGTATCGGCGTTGTCCCTCTGGCGCTGCCGCTGATGGCCGGACCGGGGGCGATCAGTTCCACCATTGTCTGGAGCACGCGCTACAACAGCTGGCAGAATCTGTTGGGCTTCAGCCTGGCCATAGCCCTGTTCGCCAGCTGCTGCTGGCTACTGTTCCGTGCTGCGCCGCTGTTAGTGAGAGCTCTGGGGCAGACCGGCATCAACGTGGTGACGCGTATCATGGGTCTGTTGCTGATGGCGTTAGGGATCGAGTTTATGGTGACCGGCATCCGTGCTTTGTTTCCGGGGTTAGTCAGCTAA
- the oppD gene encoding ABC transporter ATP-binding protein, whose protein sequence is MSECELQPATAKNQGSEPLLDVKDLRVTFSTPDGDVTAVNDLNFSLRAGETLGIVGESGSGKSQTAFALMGLLASNGRIGGSARFNGAEILNLPEKQLNKLRAEQIAMIFQDPMTSLNPYMRVGEQLMEVLQLHKGLNGSQAFEESVRMLDAVKMPEARKRMKMFPHEFSGGMRQRVMIAMALLCRPKLLIADEPTTALDVTVQAQIMTLLNELKREFNTAIIMITHDLGVVAGICDRVLVMYAGRTMEYGDARHIFYQPTHPYSIGLLNAVPRLDAQDGESLITIPGNPPNLLRLPKGCPFQPRCPHAMAICATAPPLEVFEPGRMRACFKPVEALV, encoded by the coding sequence ATGAGCGAATGTGAACTACAGCCGGCGACGGCGAAAAACCAGGGAAGCGAACCTCTGTTGGATGTGAAAGATCTGCGCGTCACCTTCAGCACCCCGGATGGTGATGTGACGGCGGTCAACGACCTGAATTTCAGCCTGCGCGCCGGAGAAACGCTCGGTATCGTCGGTGAGTCCGGTTCCGGCAAGTCACAGACCGCCTTTGCCCTGATGGGGCTGCTGGCCAGCAACGGGCGCATTGGCGGATCGGCGCGTTTCAACGGGGCAGAGATCCTTAACCTGCCGGAAAAACAGCTTAATAAACTGCGTGCCGAGCAGATAGCCATGATCTTCCAGGACCCGATGACCTCGCTTAATCCTTACATGCGCGTGGGGGAGCAGCTGATGGAGGTACTGCAACTGCATAAAGGGCTGAACGGTTCTCAGGCGTTTGAAGAGTCGGTACGCATGCTCGATGCGGTTAAGATGCCCGAAGCGCGTAAGCGGATGAAAATGTTCCCGCACGAATTTTCCGGCGGCATGCGTCAGCGCGTGATGATCGCGATGGCGCTGCTGTGCCGGCCTAAATTACTGATTGCCGATGAGCCAACCACCGCGCTCGACGTGACCGTTCAGGCACAAATCATGACCTTGCTGAATGAACTGAAGCGCGAGTTTAATACCGCAATCATCATGATCACCCACGATCTCGGCGTCGTGGCGGGCATCTGCGACCGCGTGCTGGTGATGTATGCCGGGCGCACGATGGAATACGGCGATGCGCGCCATATCTTCTATCAGCCTACGCACCCATACTCAATTGGCCTGCTTAACGCGGTGCCGCGTCTTGATGCACAGGACGGGGAGTCGCTGATTACCATCCCTGGCAATCCGCCGAACCTGCTGCGTCTGCCGAAAGGCTGTCCGTTCCAGCCACGCTGCCCACATGCGATGGCGATCTGCGCAACGGCTCCGCCGCTTGAGGTCTTTGAGCCGGGCCGCATGCGCGCCTGCTTCAAACCTGTGGAGGCGTTGGTATGA
- the oppF gene encoding murein tripeptide/oligopeptide ABC transporter ATP binding protein OppF produces the protein MNSVAEKKVLLEIADLKVHFDIKDGRQWFWQAPKTLKAVDGISLRLYEGETLGIVGESGCGKSTLARAIIGLVKATDGRVAWLGRDLIGQSAEQWRAARSDIQMIFQDPLASLNPRMTIGDIIAEPLRTYHPKMDREEVKERVKAMMMKVGLLPNLINRYPHEFSGGQCQRIGIARALILEPKLIICDEPVSALDVSIQAQVVNLLQSLQREMGLSLIFIAHDLAVVKHISDRVLVMYLGHPVELGTYDEVYQNPQHPYTRALMSAVPIPDPDLEKNKTIELLEGELPSPIDPPSGCVFRTRCPIAGPECAKTRPLLEGSFRHAVSCLRVDPL, from the coding sequence ATGAATAGCGTGGCAGAAAAAAAGGTCCTGCTGGAAATTGCCGATCTGAAGGTGCATTTCGATATTAAAGACGGCCGGCAGTGGTTCTGGCAGGCACCAAAAACCCTGAAGGCGGTGGACGGCATCAGCCTGCGGTTATATGAAGGCGAAACGCTGGGCATCGTTGGCGAGTCAGGCTGTGGCAAATCCACGCTGGCGCGCGCGATTATCGGACTGGTAAAAGCCACCGACGGGCGCGTGGCGTGGCTGGGGCGTGATTTGATTGGTCAGAGCGCCGAACAGTGGCGCGCCGCACGCAGTGACATTCAGATGATATTCCAGGATCCGCTGGCTTCACTCAATCCGCGTATGACCATTGGGGATATTATCGCAGAGCCCTTACGTACCTATCACCCGAAGATGGATCGTGAGGAGGTAAAAGAGCGCGTGAAAGCGATGATGATGAAGGTGGGATTACTGCCAAATCTGATTAACCGCTATCCGCACGAGTTCTCTGGCGGTCAGTGCCAGCGCATCGGTATCGCACGCGCTCTGATTCTGGAACCTAAACTGATTATCTGCGATGAGCCGGTTTCGGCACTGGACGTGTCGATTCAGGCGCAGGTGGTTAATCTGTTGCAGAGCTTACAGCGTGAGATGGGGCTGTCACTGATCTTTATCGCGCACGACCTGGCGGTGGTCAAGCATATTTCTGACCGCGTGCTGGTAATGTATCTCGGTCATCCGGTGGAGCTTGGCACCTATGACGAAGTGTACCAGAACCCGCAGCACCCCTATACCCGTGCGCTGATGTCGGCGGTGCCAATCCCCGACCCCGACCTGGAGAAAAATAAGACTATCGAGTTATTGGAAGGGGAGTTGCCATCACCGATCGATCCCCCGTCCGGCTGCGTTTTTCGCACCCGCTGTCCGATTGCCGGACCGGAATGTGCTAAAACGCGCCCGCTGCTCGAAGGTAGCTTCCGCCATGCGGTTTCCTGCCTGAGGGTCGATCCGCTCTGA
- the oppB gene encoding oligopeptide ABC transporter permease OppB — translation MLKFILRRFLEAIPTLFILITISFFMMRLAPGSPFTSERALTPEVMANIEAKYHFNDPMWKQYFSYLQQLAHGDFGPSFKYKDYSVNDLVAGSFPVSAKLGAAAFLFALVFGVSAGVIAALKQNSKWDYVVMGVAMTGIVIPSFVVAPLLVLLFSIILKWLPGGGWNGGALKYMILPMVALSLAYIASIARITRGSMIEVLHSNFIRTARAKGLPMHRIVLRHALKPALLPVLSYLGPAFVGIITGSMVIETIYGLPGIGQLFVNGALNRDYSLVLSLTILVGALTILFNAIVDVLYAVIDPKIRY, via the coding sequence ATGTTAAAATTTATTCTGCGTCGTTTTCTTGAAGCGATCCCAACGCTCTTTATTCTGATCACCATCTCTTTCTTTATGATGCGGCTGGCACCCGGCAGTCCGTTTACCAGCGAGCGCGCGCTAACGCCGGAGGTGATGGCTAATATTGAAGCCAAATACCACTTCAATGACCCAATGTGGAAACAGTATTTCAGCTACCTCCAGCAGCTGGCGCACGGGGATTTTGGCCCCTCTTTCAAATATAAAGATTACTCGGTTAACGATCTGGTCGCGGGTTCTTTCCCGGTCTCCGCCAAGCTGGGCGCGGCGGCATTTCTCTTTGCGCTGGTGTTTGGCGTCAGCGCCGGGGTCATCGCTGCGCTGAAGCAAAATAGCAAATGGGATTATGTGGTGATGGGGGTGGCGATGACCGGCATTGTTATCCCGAGCTTTGTGGTGGCTCCGCTGCTGGTGCTGCTGTTCTCTATTATTCTCAAGTGGTTGCCGGGCGGCGGCTGGAACGGCGGGGCGTTGAAATACATGATCCTGCCGATGGTAGCGCTGTCGCTGGCTTATATTGCCAGTATCGCGCGCATCACCCGTGGCTCAATGATTGAAGTCCTGCACTCCAACTTTATCCGCACCGCCCGCGCCAAAGGCCTGCCGATGCATCGCATCGTGCTGCGGCACGCGCTGAAACCCGCGCTGCTGCCGGTCCTCTCCTACCTCGGCCCGGCTTTTGTCGGCATTATTACCGGCTCTATGGTGATTGAAACCATTTATGGTCTGCCCGGCATCGGACAGCTGTTTGTTAACGGAGCGCTTAACCGCGACTATTCGCTGGTGTTAAGCCTGACCATTCTGGTCGGTGCATTAACCATTTTGTTTAACGCGATTGTTGACGTGCTGTATGCCGTTATCGATCCGAAAATTCGTTACTGA
- the oppC gene encoding oligopeptide ABC transporter permease OppC, whose protein sequence is MMLSNKNSEALDNFSEKLEIEGRSLWQDARRRFIHNRAALASLFVLLLVTLFVVLAPMLSPFAYDDTDWAMMSAAPDLASGHYMGTDSSGRDLLVRVAFGGRISLMVGVAAALVAVVLGTLYGTLAGYLGGKTDSIMMRLLEILNSFPFMFFVILLVTLFGQNILLIFVAIGMVSWLDMARIVRGQTLSLKRKEFIEAAEVGGVSTFNIVLRHIVPNVLGVVVVYASLLVPSMILFESFLSFLGLGTQEPLSSWGALLSDGANSMEVSPWLLLYPAAFLVITLFCFNFIGDGLRDALDPKDR, encoded by the coding sequence ATGATGTTAAGTAATAAAAACAGCGAAGCCCTGGATAACTTCAGTGAAAAGCTTGAAATAGAAGGGCGCAGCCTGTGGCAGGATGCACGCCGCCGCTTTATCCATAACCGCGCGGCGCTGGCCAGCCTGTTTGTACTGCTGCTGGTGACGCTGTTCGTGGTGCTGGCGCCGATGCTGTCGCCGTTTGCCTACGATGATACCGACTGGGCGATGATGTCGGCCGCACCTGACCTGGCCTCCGGCCATTATATGGGTACGGATTCCTCCGGGCGCGATCTGCTGGTGCGCGTGGCGTTTGGCGGGCGTATTTCGCTGATGGTAGGCGTTGCCGCCGCGCTGGTGGCGGTGGTGCTGGGTACGCTGTACGGCACCCTGGCGGGATATCTCGGGGGCAAAACCGACTCGATAATGATGCGCCTGCTGGAGATCCTCAATTCATTCCCGTTTATGTTCTTCGTTATCCTGCTGGTGACGCTCTTTGGACAAAACATCCTGCTGATATTTGTTGCTATCGGCATGGTCTCCTGGCTGGATATGGCGCGTATCGTGCGCGGTCAGACACTGAGCCTGAAGCGTAAAGAGTTTATTGAGGCCGCTGAGGTCGGGGGCGTTTCAACCTTTAATATCGTTCTGCGCCATATCGTACCAAACGTACTTGGGGTGGTGGTGGTGTACGCCTCGCTGCTGGTGCCGAGTATGATCCTGTTTGAGTCGTTCCTTAGCTTCCTTGGCCTGGGTACCCAGGAGCCGTTGAGCAGCTGGGGCGCGCTACTGAGTGATGGGGCTAATTCAATGGAGGTCTCGCCTTGGCTGTTGCTTTATCCGGCTGCGTTCCTCGTGATTACCCTGTTCTGTTTTAACTTTATTGGCGATGGTTTACGTGATGCCCTCGACCCGAAAGATCGTTAA